Proteins encoded together in one bacterium window:
- a CDS encoding site-specific DNA-methyltransferase, whose amino-acid sequence MLKPSYDTMPLTIHRLINGDARDLSFINDESVHLVVTSPPYWNLKKYNENIDQLGHIRDYEDFLAELEKVWRHVFRILVPGGRLVCVVGDVCVSRRNFGRHLVFPLHADICVICRRIGFDNLNPIIWHKIANASYEVPNGSKFLGKPYEPNAIIKNDIEFILMQRKPGGYRNPSETQRDASRISKEDFDRWFQQIWNIPGASTKRHPAPFPLELATRLVSMFSFVGDTILDPFCGSGTTMIAALKTKRNSIGVEIDSEYCRYTAMHLKAENNDLFSDTRLVFEKATVGHECVIKVDNEFMAPIHYMGK is encoded by the coding sequence ATGTTAAAACCTTCGTATGATACGATGCCACTGACTATTCACAGGTTGATCAACGGTGATGCGAGAGACTTGAGCTTTATTAATGACGAGTCGGTACATCTCGTTGTGACATCGCCTCCTTACTGGAATCTCAAGAAATATAACGAAAATATCGATCAGTTGGGTCACATTCGGGATTATGAGGATTTTCTTGCCGAACTTGAAAAAGTATGGAGACACGTATTCAGAATTTTAGTCCCTGGTGGCCGGCTTGTATGCGTTGTCGGCGATGTATGTGTTTCAAGGCGTAATTTCGGCAGGCATCTCGTGTTTCCACTTCATGCCGATATTTGTGTTATATGCCGCCGGATCGGTTTTGACAACCTCAATCCGATAATCTGGCATAAAATTGCCAATGCATCGTATGAAGTACCGAATGGATCGAAATTTCTCGGAAAACCTTACGAACCCAATGCTATTATCAAGAACGATATTGAATTTATTCTTATGCAGCGTAAACCGGGTGGATACCGTAATCCTTCTGAAACGCAACGAGATGCAAGCAGGATATCCAAAGAAGATTTCGACCGGTGGTTTCAGCAGATTTGGAACATACCCGGCGCTTCGACCAAACGACACCCGGCTCCATTCCCTTTGGAACTGGCAACACGGCTCGTAAGTATGTTTTCATTTGTCGGAGACACAATTCTCGATCCTTTTTGCGGATCAGGTACGACAATGATAGCCGCACTCAAAACAAAACGTAACAGTATAGGTGTCGAAATAGATTCCGAGTACTGTCGGTATACGGCTATGCATTTAAAAGCTGAGAACAACGATCTTTTCTCCGATACACGGCTTG